TTCAGCTAGAAATATTCCTAATGTAAAAACTCTGCTGGCCGGTTCAATAAATGCATATGATCTTTTAGATAATGAAATGGTTATCTTCATCGAAGAAGCGGTTAAAATGGTTGAGGAGGTGCTGGGCGAATGAAAGATGCAAGAGATATTATCATAGCACCTATTATTTCTGAAAATACTATGGACCAAATGCAGGAGGCTAATACTTATACATTTAAGGTAGCCAAAAATGCAAATAAAGTTGAAATTAGAAATGCAGTAGAAGAAATTTTCTCTGTAAAGGTAGTAAATGTTAATACAATGAATGTTAGAGGTAAAAAAAGAAGACTCGGCTTCCATGTTGGTAAAAAACCAGACTGGAAAAAAGCTTTAGTTAAGCTGGCTGAGGACGATGAAATAGAAATTTATGAAGGCCTCTAAAAAATAATTAATAAAGGAGGGAAAAAAGATGGCGATTAAAAGTTTTAAACCGACCACACCTTCAAGGCGTTATATGACTGTTGCTAGTTTTGATGAAATTACTACAGATACGCCTGAAAAAAGCCTTTTGGCTCCAATTAAAAGAAAGGGTGGCCGTAACGCAAATGGTAGAATTACCAGCCGTCATCAGGGTGGTGGACATAAGCGCCGCTATCGTATAATAGATTTTAAGCGGGATAAAGATGGAATTCCTGCTAAAGTAAAGACTATAGAATATGATCCGAATCGTTCTGCAAGAATCGCTCTGCTGCAGTATGCAGATGGAGAAAAAAGATATATTCTTGCACCGAATAAAGTAGAAGTTGGTGACACTTTAGATACTGGTTTAGAGGCGGATATTACTGCCGGTAATGCACTTCGGTTAAAAGATATTCCTGTTGGTACAATTGTACACAATGTAGAAATGCAGGCAGGTAAAGGTGGACAAATTGCAAGATCTGCTGGAACAATGGCACAAATTCTTGCTAAAGAAGGTAAATTTGTACATTTAAAAATGCCTTCTGGTGAAGTTAGATTAATTCACAATGTATGTAAAGCTACTGTTGGACAGGTTGGTAATATTGATCACGAAAATATTACTGTTGGTAAAGCTGGACGCAGTCGTTGGAAAGGTAAAAGACCTCATGTACGTGGTGTAGTTATGAATCCTCATGACCACCCACACGGTGGTGGAGAAGGTAAATCACCTGCTGGTAGACATCCTGTAACTCCGTGGGGTAAACCTACTATGGGTAAAAAGACACGCAAACCAAAGCGCTCAGATAAGTATATTATCCGTTCACGTCACGATAAGAAGCGCAAATAGTAGAAAGGAGGATTATTGATGGCTAGATCTATAAAAAAGGGACCTTTCGTCTCAAAGAAACTAATTGCCAA
Above is a window of Halanaerobium saccharolyticum subsp. saccharolyticum DSM 6643 DNA encoding:
- the rplB gene encoding 50S ribosomal protein L2 → MAIKSFKPTTPSRRYMTVASFDEITTDTPEKSLLAPIKRKGGRNANGRITSRHQGGGHKRRYRIIDFKRDKDGIPAKVKTIEYDPNRSARIALLQYADGEKRYILAPNKVEVGDTLDTGLEADITAGNALRLKDIPVGTIVHNVEMQAGKGGQIARSAGTMAQILAKEGKFVHLKMPSGEVRLIHNVCKATVGQVGNIDHENITVGKAGRSRWKGKRPHVRGVVMNPHDHPHGGGEGKSPAGRHPVTPWGKPTMGKKTRKPKRSDKYIIRSRHDKKRK
- the rplW gene encoding 50S ribosomal protein L23; this translates as MKDARDIIIAPIISENTMDQMQEANTYTFKVAKNANKVEIRNAVEEIFSVKVVNVNTMNVRGKKRRLGFHVGKKPDWKKALVKLAEDDEIEIYEGL